From Candidatus Methylomirabilis limnetica, the proteins below share one genomic window:
- a CDS encoding M20/M25/M40 family metallo-hydrolase, with protein sequence MARTPINCPGDPFGAVKRIDPILRQIVEAVSEDGARAHLERIIGPRDPFDGHASMEAAADFIAETLRGFGLHLVEERFRCDGRWYRNLIASHPGSFRDGQVLVVAHYDTVRNSPGADDNASGVAGLIEVAGALARHRFKHDLIFVAFALEEYGNPGSLRYVEQAKACGVAIAGVFDLEMIGYTGPAQTAPPGVQTPAAGDFIGVVGNRRSEALVSLFKETAALIVPSLPVQALVVEGNGENLPLVRQSDHAPFWDAGYPAVMITDTAFLRNPHYHMPTDTLDTLDLSFLQQVAAATAASAALLAGLA encoded by the coding sequence ATGGCGCGAACTCCAATCAATTGCCCCGGTGATCCTTTCGGCGCGGTGAAACGCATCGATCCCATACTCCGTCAGATCGTCGAAGCGGTCTCCGAAGACGGGGCGCGGGCACACCTCGAGCGTATTATTGGGCCGAGGGATCCGTTTGACGGGCATGCCAGCATGGAAGCCGCTGCCGACTTTATCGCGGAGACCCTCAGGGGATTCGGTCTCCATCTCGTAGAAGAGCGATTCAGGTGCGACGGCCGCTGGTATCGGAATCTGATCGCTTCGCATCCGGGATCGTTTCGCGATGGGCAGGTGCTGGTGGTCGCCCACTACGACACCGTTCGGAATAGCCCTGGCGCCGACGACAATGCAAGTGGCGTGGCCGGACTGATCGAGGTAGCTGGAGCCCTGGCCCGCCATCGGTTCAAGCACGACCTGATCTTTGTCGCTTTCGCCCTCGAAGAGTATGGAAACCCGGGTAGCCTCCGCTACGTAGAGCAGGCCAAGGCCTGTGGCGTCGCGATTGCCGGCGTCTTCGACCTGGAGATGATCGGCTACACCGGCCCGGCTCAAACTGCGCCCCCAGGCGTTCAAACGCCTGCGGCGGGGGATTTCATCGGCGTGGTGGGAAATCGACGATCGGAGGCGCTAGTTTCTCTCTTTAAGGAGACGGCGGCCCTTATTGTTCCATCGCTGCCTGTACAGGCTTTAGTAGTGGAGGGAAACGGCGAAAACCTCCCGCTAGTACGCCAGAGCGATCATGCGCCATTCTGGGACGCCGGTTACCCGGCTGTGATGATCACCGATACCGCCTTCCTGCGCAACCCACATTACCACATGCCTACCGACACCCTCGACACCCTTGATCTTTCCTTCCTCCAACAGGTGGCTGCCGCAACTGCAGCGTCGGCTGCTTTGTTGGCCGGCCTCGCTTAA
- a CDS encoding bifunctional nuclease family protein: MEVLGVTAAQGGDQIAVLLRSKVLRRELTLFVGPFEAQSIAVPLQQITPPRPLTHDLILSLLTSLRSHLRRIIISDVKENTYYATLYIEADGKEITVDSRPSDAIALALRAGVPIYANNKALNGANSNQLPR; the protein is encoded by the coding sequence ATGGAAGTACTGGGCGTGACCGCCGCTCAAGGAGGCGATCAGATCGCCGTACTCCTTCGTAGCAAGGTGCTGAGGCGCGAGCTCACACTCTTCGTCGGACCTTTTGAGGCCCAAAGCATCGCTGTTCCTTTACAGCAGATCACACCTCCACGCCCTTTGACCCACGACCTGATCCTTTCCCTCCTGACGTCCCTTCGCTCTCACCTGCGGAGGATCATTATTAGCGACGTCAAGGAAAATACCTACTATGCCACCCTCTACATCGAGGCCGATGGCAAAGAGATTACGGTCGATAGCCGACCCAGTGACGCTATTGCCCTAGCGCTGCGAGCCGGTGTCCCGATCTACGCCAACAACAAGGCGCTTAATGGCGCGAACTCCAATCAATTGCCCCGGTGA
- a CDS encoding class I SAM-dependent methyltransferase, with protein MVVLDYKQITRAYAILSPMYDLLFQRIFHPGRVAAVQLLGIKPNDLVLEVGIGTGLNLPLYPPDCHLVGIDFSRQMLSKAREKVKEYGMENVTIKEMDASKLEFPDAHFDHVVATYVISAVPEPVQVLREIKRVCKKNGHIVILNHFKSEHPVVGTLEEFVAPLCARLGFKTDLKLMPVLKEAQLHPEQLHRVNLLNGWSLVRCLNE; from the coding sequence ATGGTCGTCTTAGACTACAAGCAGATCACGCGAGCCTACGCCATCTTGTCTCCCATGTACGACCTTCTGTTCCAAAGGATCTTTCACCCGGGACGGGTCGCGGCGGTACAGCTTCTTGGGATCAAGCCGAACGATCTGGTGCTCGAAGTGGGGATCGGCACTGGATTGAACCTCCCGCTCTATCCACCAGACTGTCACCTCGTCGGGATCGACTTCTCCAGGCAGATGTTGAGCAAGGCCAGGGAGAAGGTGAAGGAATATGGCATGGAGAACGTGACCATTAAGGAGATGGACGCGTCGAAGCTGGAGTTCCCGGACGCACACTTCGACCATGTGGTCGCCACGTACGTTATCAGCGCGGTCCCGGAACCGGTTCAGGTCCTCCGGGAGATCAAGCGAGTGTGTAAGAAGAACGGGCACATCGTGATCTTGAACCACTTCAAAAGTGAGCACCCGGTTGTCGGCACCTTGGAGGAGTTCGTAGCCCCCTTGTGCGCCCGGCTCGGGTTCAAGACCGACCTGAAGCTCATGCCCGTTCTGAAGGAAGCGCAACTTCACCCTGAGCAGTTGCACCGCGTCAACCTCCTGAATGGATGGAGTCTCGTTCGCTGTCTTAATGAATGA
- the sucC gene encoding ADP-forming succinate--CoA ligase subunit beta, producing MKIHEFQAKAILAAYGVPVPRGEVVTTSVEAGRAAERLGGAVVLKAQIHAGGRGKAGGVVLVSSPHEAEAATQRLIGSRLITHQTGPEGRVVKRILVEEQVTISRELYAGIALDRRAAQPMIMASGTGGVEIEELAANYPERIIRVVVDPATQLQPFHIRRLVLGFALPQPVQSIAARLFPALYRLYQEKDCSLVEINPLVVTAEGRLLALDAKLTIDDNALFRHPDLKALRDLDEELPLEVEASRFGLNYIKLDGTVGCMVNGAGLAMATMDLVKLIGGEPANFLDVGGGASAEQIEHAFRILISDRSVNVVLINIFGGILRCDRLAEGVIQAVRSLHVTLPIVVRMEGTNVDQGKRMLAESGLNFITAPGMQEAADRAVQCSRFNVRGSMFKVQRSTSLIEE from the coding sequence ATGAAGATCCATGAGTTTCAAGCGAAAGCAATCCTTGCAGCCTACGGAGTGCCTGTCCCCCGGGGGGAGGTGGTCACGACGTCCGTCGAGGCAGGGCGTGCTGCCGAGCGGCTTGGCGGCGCCGTAGTGCTGAAGGCCCAGATTCACGCAGGCGGACGTGGCAAGGCTGGTGGGGTCGTGCTGGTATCCTCACCACATGAGGCAGAGGCCGCGACGCAGCGGCTCATTGGCTCCCGCCTGATAACCCATCAAACTGGTCCTGAAGGGAGAGTGGTCAAAAGGATCCTGGTAGAGGAACAGGTGACCATCAGTCGCGAGCTCTACGCCGGGATTGCCTTGGATCGCAGGGCGGCACAGCCCATGATCATGGCCAGCGGAACCGGCGGAGTGGAGATTGAAGAGCTGGCGGCGAATTATCCGGAGAGGATCATCAGGGTTGTCGTGGATCCAGCCACCCAGCTTCAGCCCTTCCACATCCGCCGGCTTGTCTTGGGATTCGCGCTGCCGCAGCCGGTCCAGAGTATAGCTGCTCGGCTATTTCCGGCCTTGTACCGACTCTATCAGGAGAAAGATTGTTCGTTGGTTGAGATCAATCCCCTGGTGGTCACTGCTGAGGGTCGCCTCTTGGCCTTGGATGCCAAGCTAACTATCGATGACAATGCCCTTTTTCGCCACCCTGATCTGAAGGCGCTCCGCGATCTGGACGAGGAGTTACCTCTCGAGGTTGAGGCCTCGAGGTTCGGACTAAACTACATCAAGCTGGACGGCACCGTGGGATGCATGGTCAACGGGGCCGGATTGGCCATGGCGACCATGGATCTTGTGAAGCTTATCGGCGGTGAGCCGGCCAACTTTCTGGACGTCGGCGGGGGCGCCAGCGCCGAACAGATCGAACACGCCTTTCGCATCCTGATCTCAGATCGGTCGGTGAACGTGGTGCTTATCAATATTTTCGGGGGGATCCTCCGGTGTGACCGGTTGGCGGAGGGAGTGATTCAGGCGGTTCGTTCCCTCCATGTAACATTGCCGATCGTCGTTCGGATGGAAGGAACTAATGTGGACCAAGGCAAGCGCATGCTTGCCGAGTCCGGCCTGAATTTCATCACCGCGCCCGGCATGCAGGAGGCTGCTGATAGGGCTGTTCAATGTTCAAGGTTTAACGTGCGAGGTTCAATGTTCAAGGTTCAACGTTCAACGTCCCTGATCGAGGAGTAA
- a CDS encoding FHA domain-containing protein, with protein MSEKSAFLKALTPEAKACLGKQMFQIPRYPFRVGGESRRGIPTQFADSRRAAHSEPNNDVYLRDPGPLLNVSREHFQIELRGEDHFLVDRGSACGTLLEGAIIGKNRTGGEKRLDDGDVIIVGTSASLYVFKFLNAA; from the coding sequence ATGAGCGAGAAATCTGCATTCCTCAAAGCCCTTACACCGGAGGCAAAGGCCTGCCTCGGAAAACAGATGTTCCAGATTCCCCGCTACCCATTCCGTGTCGGCGGCGAAAGCCGTCGGGGCATACCGACGCAATTTGCCGATAGCAGGCGCGCTGCCCACTCAGAACCAAATAACGACGTGTATCTGCGAGATCCGGGTCCGCTCCTTAACGTATCGCGGGAACACTTCCAGATAGAATTGCGTGGAGAGGATCATTTTCTGGTTGACCGTGGAAGCGCCTGTGGCACCCTTCTCGAAGGCGCGATCATCGGTAAGAATAGAACCGGAGGTGAAAAACGCCTGGACGACGGCGACGTTATCATCGTCGGGACTTCCGCCTCGCTGTATGTGTTCAAATTCCTCAATGCTGCTTAG
- a CDS encoding UpxY family transcription antiterminator — MMVTVPQWYALRTRSRHEKRVWAQVDRQGIEAFLPLIDRRSRWKDRTVKVQFPLFPGYCFVRFAWQDRVRVVSAPGVVEVLAVGGHDVPIAEAEIEGVRRLVTSTLPVDPYPFLEPGMPVEVRRGPLHGLRGFLVRKATRARLVIAISLICQGASVEIDADDVVAV; from the coding sequence ATGATGGTGACGGTTCCGCAGTGGTACGCGCTCCGTACCCGCTCCCGGCATGAGAAACGAGTGTGGGCTCAGGTCGATCGCCAAGGCATCGAAGCGTTTCTTCCGCTCATCGATCGGCGGAGTCGATGGAAAGACCGTACGGTGAAGGTCCAATTCCCATTGTTCCCCGGTTATTGCTTCGTACGCTTCGCCTGGCAGGATCGGGTACGAGTAGTGAGTGCCCCTGGTGTCGTAGAGGTGCTGGCAGTGGGCGGCCACGACGTGCCTATCGCCGAGGCCGAGATCGAGGGAGTGCGACGCCTGGTCACCAGCACCCTCCCCGTTGATCCATACCCTTTCCTTGAGCCTGGGATGCCGGTCGAGGTACGACGCGGCCCCCTCCATGGCCTCCGTGGGTTCCTGGTTAGGAAGGCCACCAGAGCGCGTCTCGTCATCGCTATCAGCCTCATTTGCCAAGGCGCATCGGTTGAGATCGATGCCGATGACGTGGTCGCGGTGTGA
- a CDS encoding NAD-dependent epimerase/dehydratase family protein: protein MKRALVCGAGGFIGGHLVKKLKREGYWVRGVDSKPHEFAPTQADAFRLLDLRDPQNCRTALTLSDGGSFDEVYQLAADMGGMGFISVSECEVLHNNALINIHMTHAAAEAGVARYFFSSSVCIYRDMQPDEPPVTEDDAIPANPDNEYGWEKLYAERVAMAYGRRHPMHVRIARFENCYGPEGTWTGGREKAPAALCRKVAEAEDHGTIEVWGEGTAIRVFTYVDDLVDGIFALMHSDLGDPVNLGREDRATVADLVRTVIEASGKRMTIKYVPGPVGVQARNFSKARIASLGWKPKVSLEEGIARTYSWIQAQVKVAQDSASRT, encoded by the coding sequence ATGAAGCGAGCCTTAGTTTGCGGTGCCGGTGGGTTCATCGGTGGGCACTTGGTGAAGAAGCTTAAGCGCGAGGGCTATTGGGTGCGCGGCGTGGACAGCAAGCCCCACGAGTTTGCGCCCACCCAGGCCGATGCGTTCCGGCTGCTGGACTTGCGCGACCCCCAGAACTGCCGGACGGCCCTGACTCTGTCAGACGGCGGGAGCTTCGATGAGGTCTACCAACTCGCTGCCGACATGGGTGGCATGGGCTTCATCTCCGTCTCGGAGTGCGAGGTGCTGCACAACAACGCCCTGATCAACATCCACATGACTCACGCCGCTGCCGAGGCGGGGGTGGCCCGCTACTTCTTCTCTTCCTCAGTATGCATCTACCGGGACATGCAGCCCGATGAGCCGCCCGTGACCGAGGACGACGCCATCCCGGCCAACCCGGATAACGAATACGGCTGGGAGAAGCTCTACGCCGAGCGGGTGGCAATGGCCTACGGGCGCCGGCACCCCATGCACGTGCGCATCGCTCGCTTCGAGAACTGCTACGGCCCGGAGGGGACCTGGACCGGCGGCCGCGAAAAAGCGCCGGCAGCCCTCTGTCGCAAGGTCGCCGAGGCGGAGGACCATGGGACCATCGAGGTCTGGGGCGAAGGGACGGCCATCCGGGTATTCACCTATGTCGACGATCTGGTGGACGGGATCTTCGCGCTGATGCACTCGGATCTGGGCGACCCCGTAAACCTGGGAAGAGAGGATCGGGCGACGGTGGCCGATCTTGTGCGGACGGTGATCGAGGCATCCGGCAAGCGCATGACCATCAAGTACGTACCAGGCCCTGTGGGAGTGCAGGCCCGTAATTTCAGCAAGGCGCGTATCGCGTCGCTCGGATGGAAGCCCAAGGTGTCGCTTGAGGAAGGGATCGCTCGTACCTATTCGTGGATCCAGGCGCAGGTAAAGGTAGCGCAAGACTCAGCCAGTCGCACGTGA
- a CDS encoding O-antigen ligase family protein yields the protein MDMKARTLHPLPTPPPSIDSPALSPWKLIKLRYALMADRFVEVGLYGLIVLTPLAFGTVELWSIAIAEVMIFTIALVWGLAMLSDGGIRIERTAMNLCWLLVLIFGLLQVIPLPLQVIRLISPKAAAIYQQMEFDSHLAASWHTLSLVPYATRQALVRMLALALVFWVAVSHLQTRDQVDRIVRVVMTTGFGLALFGIIQHFAGNGKLYWVRELTQGGSLFGPYVNRNHFAGYMEMVIPLTIGYIVANRRPISDGTWDWRSRLLHWGTPQASRSLLAFFGGLIMSVALLLTGSRAGLFSFFCSILFMAVLFSSRRLRSKQLLGMLVSFVALGLTYAFWLNPDRVLQTFAIIQLGTDDPSFHGRVLIWQDTLRLGHDFRWSGTGLDTYIWAFPLYKGPLVDQDEYDFAHNDYLQAFAEGGVPLMAILALALLWGGIQLLNGWSRHEGTHTRGIGLGLLAGLVAMLVHSAFDFNLHLLANAILFVLLLALASRLLLLRRPQASASTRSDFP from the coding sequence ATGGACATGAAAGCCCGGACATTGCACCCCCTCCCCACCCCTCCCCCCTCGATCGATAGCCCTGCCCTTTCACCATGGAAGCTTATCAAGCTCCGATATGCTCTCATGGCCGACCGCTTCGTCGAGGTCGGATTGTATGGTCTGATCGTCCTCACGCCACTGGCCTTCGGGACCGTCGAGCTCTGGTCGATTGCCATTGCAGAGGTGATGATCTTCACGATCGCGCTCGTGTGGGGACTCGCCATGCTGAGCGATGGCGGAATCCGAATCGAGCGAACGGCCATGAACCTCTGTTGGCTCTTGGTCCTGATCTTTGGGCTGCTTCAGGTGATCCCGCTTCCGCTTCAGGTGATCCGCCTCATCTCGCCAAAGGCCGCTGCCATCTATCAGCAAATGGAGTTTGACAGCCATCTCGCAGCCTCATGGCACACGCTCTCGCTTGTGCCGTACGCAACCCGACAGGCGCTTGTGCGAATGCTGGCCTTAGCGCTCGTCTTCTGGGTTGCCGTGAGCCACCTGCAGACCCGTGACCAGGTCGATCGAATTGTTCGCGTCGTGATGACTACAGGGTTCGGGTTGGCCCTCTTCGGAATAATTCAGCATTTCGCCGGGAACGGGAAGCTGTACTGGGTTCGGGAGCTCACCCAGGGAGGCAGCCTCTTTGGCCCATACGTCAATCGCAATCACTTTGCCGGCTACATGGAGATGGTGATCCCTCTGACTATCGGCTATATCGTGGCGAACAGACGGCCGATATCCGATGGTACATGGGACTGGCGGAGCCGGTTACTTCATTGGGGCACCCCCCAGGCGAGCCGATCACTGCTCGCCTTTTTTGGGGGGCTCATCATGTCTGTGGCCCTGCTGCTGACCGGATCACGGGCAGGACTGTTCAGCTTCTTCTGTTCCATCCTCTTCATGGCCGTCCTGTTCTCGTCCCGGCGGTTACGCAGCAAGCAGCTATTGGGAATGCTGGTCTCGTTTGTGGCGTTGGGACTGACGTATGCCTTCTGGCTGAACCCGGATAGGGTCCTGCAGACTTTCGCGATTATCCAGCTCGGGACCGACGATCCCTCCTTCCACGGTCGCGTTCTCATCTGGCAGGATACGTTGCGTCTGGGCCATGACTTTCGCTGGAGCGGCACCGGTCTTGATACCTACATCTGGGCCTTTCCGCTCTACAAGGGGCCTCTCGTCGATCAGGACGAGTACGACTTCGCCCATAACGACTACCTGCAGGCGTTCGCCGAAGGGGGGGTGCCCTTGATGGCTATCCTTGCGCTGGCATTGCTGTGGGGCGGGATACAGTTGCTGAACGGGTGGTCCCGGCATGAGGGAACGCACACACGGGGAATCGGACTTGGTCTGCTGGCCGGGCTTGTGGCCATGCTGGTCCATAGCGCCTTCGACTTTAACCTCCACCTCCTCGCGAACGCGATCCTCTTCGTCCTCCTGTTGGCGCTGGCGTCAAGGCTCCTTCTCCTCAGACGTCCGCAGGCTAGCGCCTCGACGCGCTCGGATTTCCCATGA
- the ndk gene encoding nucleoside-diphosphate kinase — protein sequence MEQTLVIVKPDAVARGLIGEVIRRFEAEGLVVCGLRMVGLAQKEAEGFYQVHRHQPFFDSLTHFMTSGPCVAMVLEGEGAIRRVRTLMGATDPLKADEGTLRRSFAASIEKNVVHGSDSVESAALEIPYFFCRLGIFPVVGRGEIS from the coding sequence ATGGAGCAAACCTTAGTAATTGTAAAACCGGATGCTGTGGCCAGGGGGCTTATCGGTGAGGTAATCCGGCGGTTTGAGGCGGAGGGGCTTGTGGTCTGTGGGCTGAGGATGGTGGGGCTGGCGCAGAAAGAGGCTGAGGGATTTTATCAGGTGCATCGGCACCAACCGTTCTTCGATAGCCTCACGCATTTCATGACCTCCGGCCCTTGTGTAGCGATGGTCCTCGAGGGGGAAGGGGCAATACGCCGCGTTCGAACGCTCATGGGCGCCACTGATCCGCTCAAAGCCGACGAGGGGACGTTACGGCGAAGCTTTGCCGCCAGCATTGAGAAGAACGTTGTGCATGGCTCCGACTCGGTCGAATCAGCGGCCCTTGAAATCCCGTACTTTTTCTGTCGATTGGGGATCTTTCCCGTAGTCGGGCGGGGCGAAATATCTTAA
- a CDS encoding ribonuclease H-like domain-containing protein: MRHAKARPAGRWTSPPPIHEVDPFVGELCHGYSSHGQAVHLRHIPPKCGSGNKPLDKRGAQLTLQSLLGEAPADATHSPSHPSSTSSYPQVKERSETAAGVSHALVFDLETQRSAEDVGGWEHRHRMGLAVGVVYDLDCAEFRVYTERQVDALISELVHARLIIGFNLLRFDYDVLRHYADVDWNALPTLDILECIHRRLGFRLKLDHLAQETLGEGKSADGLQSLAWFKAGDIDRVIEYCKQDVLLTKRLYDFGRQHGYLLYRDIQGRAVRLPVNFDENLYARQPS, translated from the coding sequence ATGCGACATGCGAAGGCACGTCCGGCTGGGCGATGGACATCGCCTCCACCCATCCATGAGGTTGATCCGTTCGTGGGAGAGCTTTGCCATGGGTACTCGTCTCACGGGCAGGCCGTCCATCTCAGGCATATCCCACCGAAGTGCGGTTCTGGCAATAAGCCGCTCGATAAGCGGGGCGCGCAACTGACCCTTCAGAGCCTGCTCGGGGAAGCGCCGGCCGATGCCACACACTCGCCATCTCACCCGTCTTCAACCTCATCATACCCGCAGGTGAAGGAGAGATCGGAGACCGCTGCCGGGGTGTCTCATGCTCTCGTCTTTGATCTTGAGACGCAGCGGAGCGCCGAGGATGTTGGCGGGTGGGAACACCGGCATCGGATGGGCCTCGCCGTTGGCGTCGTCTACGATCTCGATTGCGCCGAGTTTCGCGTGTATACCGAGCGGCAGGTTGATGCCCTCATCAGCGAGTTGGTCCACGCGCGCCTGATCATCGGGTTCAATCTCCTGCGGTTCGACTACGATGTGCTGCGGCACTATGCCGATGTCGACTGGAACGCTCTACCCACGCTGGACATCCTCGAGTGCATCCACCGGAGGCTAGGGTTTCGGCTGAAGCTGGACCATCTGGCCCAAGAAACCCTTGGAGAGGGAAAGTCGGCGGATGGCCTGCAGAGCCTGGCATGGTTTAAGGCGGGAGACATCGATCGAGTCATCGAATACTGCAAACAGGACGTCCTCCTGACAAAACGGCTCTACGACTTTGGGCGGCAGCACGGGTACCTGCTGTACCGGGACATCCAAGGGCGGGCAGTCCGGCTGCCGGTGAACTTTGATGAAAACTTATATGCACGACAGCCCAGCTAG
- a CDS encoding four helix bundle protein yields the protein MKLTRFEDLECWQEARSLVRTVYAATRDGAFKKDLRLSGQIQAAAASVMANIAEGFIRRSDKEFIQFLFIAMSSAAEVQSHLYIAVDQGYVDQKQFDDMYTQANKTAMIISGLLKYLRTK from the coding sequence ATGAAACTCACCCGCTTCGAAGACCTGGAGTGTTGGCAGGAGGCAAGAAGCCTGGTCCGGACGGTCTACGCGGCCACCCGGGATGGGGCCTTTAAGAAAGACCTCCGGCTGTCAGGACAGATTCAGGCAGCAGCGGCGTCAGTGATGGCCAATATTGCAGAAGGGTTCATCCGCCGTTCAGATAAAGAATTCATCCAGTTCTTATTCATCGCCATGTCCTCCGCCGCCGAAGTGCAGAGTCACCTCTACATCGCCGTCGATCAAGGGTACGTCGATCAGAAGCAATTTGATGACATGTACACCCAGGCCAACAAAACGGCCATGATCATCTCAGGCCTACTCAAGTACCTCCGCACCAAATAG
- the sucD gene encoding succinate--CoA ligase subunit alpha, whose amino-acid sequence MSILVDSNTRLVVQGITGREGSFHALACRDYGTSVVAGVTPGRGGVRHEGIAVFDSVREAVDKEGANAAMIFVPAAFAADAMLEAIDAAVPLVVCITEGIPILDMVRVARVLRGSGTRLIGPNCPGIISPGKAKVGIMPGHIHMRGTIGVISRSGTLTYEAVNQLTHLGLGQSTCIGIGGDPIIGTTFVDCLALFENDAATEAILMIGEIGGTAEEEAAVFVERHMSKPVIGYIAGLAAPAERRMGHAGAIISGGRGTATEKISALRRAGIAVVQSPAEIGAAVKEALGSHLA is encoded by the coding sequence ATGAGCATTCTAGTAGACAGTAACACGCGCCTGGTGGTGCAGGGTATTACCGGGAGGGAGGGTAGCTTCCACGCCTTGGCGTGCCGTGACTACGGGACCAGCGTGGTCGCAGGCGTCACCCCAGGTAGGGGAGGGGTGCGCCACGAGGGGATTGCTGTCTTTGACTCCGTGCGGGAGGCCGTGGATAAGGAGGGCGCCAACGCTGCCATGATCTTTGTCCCGGCCGCCTTTGCCGCCGATGCCATGTTAGAGGCGATCGATGCGGCGGTCCCGCTGGTGGTGTGCATTACAGAGGGGATCCCGATCCTGGATATGGTGCGGGTGGCCCGTGTCCTTCGTGGGTCTGGTACCCGCTTGATTGGCCCGAACTGCCCTGGGATTATCTCTCCGGGTAAAGCCAAAGTTGGAATTATGCCCGGACACATCCACATGCGTGGTACGATCGGCGTGATTTCAAGGAGCGGTACGCTGACCTATGAGGCGGTCAATCAGCTTACTCATCTGGGCCTTGGTCAGTCTACCTGTATTGGGATCGGTGGGGATCCGATTATCGGCACCACCTTCGTCGATTGCCTGGCGCTGTTTGAAAATGATGCGGCGACTGAGGCAATTCTCATGATCGGCGAGATCGGGGGTACCGCTGAAGAGGAGGCGGCAGTATTCGTTGAGCGTCATATGTCCAAGCCAGTCATCGGGTACATCGCTGGACTTGCAGCCCCTGCCGAGCGACGCATGGGCCATGCGGGCGCGATCATCTCCGGCGGGAGAGGAACGGCAACAGAGAAAATCTCTGCCCTGCGGCGCGCCGGCATCGCCGTGGTACAAAGCCCGGCGGAGATCGGAGCCGCTGTAAAAGAAGCCCTTGGTTCACATCTAGCGTAG
- a CDS encoding exosortase system-associated protein, TIGR04073 family: protein MKIKLLGMAVLGLVVGSGPFTDVFADESGAPRFAQKAVRGLTNAGLGVVVEVPKTIYYDTLEDGPLYGLTVGVLEGLSWGIARTLAGVYEVVTFTFPVPEGYRPIYQPHFPFEAGKTDLAE, encoded by the coding sequence ATGAAAATCAAGCTGCTGGGAATGGCGGTCTTGGGACTAGTGGTGGGGAGCGGACCATTCACGGATGTCTTCGCGGATGAGTCAGGTGCGCCACGATTTGCTCAGAAGGCGGTCCGCGGGCTGACAAATGCTGGGCTTGGCGTCGTAGTTGAGGTACCGAAGACGATCTACTACGATACCCTTGAGGATGGACCACTGTACGGCCTGACGGTTGGGGTCTTGGAGGGGTTGAGCTGGGGGATTGCGCGAACTCTGGCCGGGGTCTACGAGGTGGTAACCTTCACGTTCCCGGTTCCGGAAGGTTATCGCCCGATCTACCAGCCCCATTTTCCTTTCGAAGCCGGGAAGACGGATCTCGCCGAGTAG
- a CDS encoding Lrp/AsnC ligand binding domain-containing protein translates to MVHAYVFITTSKAREQEVADAIGELQMVKLAHIVTGNIDVVAFIEAPDLSVLWDTVNHIQALPAVTRTTTSLVVEPV, encoded by the coding sequence ATGGTTCACGCCTATGTCTTCATCACAACTAGCAAGGCCAGGGAACAAGAGGTGGCAGATGCGATCGGGGAACTACAAATGGTAAAGCTTGCACACATCGTTACCGGCAACATCGATGTTGTGGCCTTTATCGAGGCCCCGGATCTCAGCGTCCTGTGGGATACGGTGAATCATATTCAGGCGCTGCCGGCGGTGACCCGGACAACCACCAGCTTGGTTGTCGAACCTGTGTAG